The sequence TAACCGGGCCGCAGCAGTCGCTGGTCGAGGCGCTGCGTGAGGCTGCCGGTCATCCAGGCTTCCGTTTGTTGGCCTTGGGTTTCTTCGTCTGCGGCTTTCAGGTGGTGTTCATCGGTATCCATCTGCCGGCTTATCTGGTCGATCAGGGCTTGCCGGCAATGGCGGGCACCACGGTGTTGGCGCTGGTTGGGCTGTTCAATATCGTCGGCACCTATACCGCTGGGTGGCTGGGCGGTTGTTACTCGAAACCCAAGTTACTGACGGCCCTGTACCTGTTTCGGGCGGTGGTCATCAGTGCGTTCTTCTTCGCGCCACTGACGCTGTGGACGGCTTACGCCTTCGGCATTGCCATGGGTCTGCTGTGGTTGTCGACGGTGCCGCTGACCAATGGCACGGTGGCGACGCTGTTCGGCGTGCGCAACCTGTCGATGCTCGGAGGCATCGTCTTTCTGTTCCATCAGATCGGCTCGTTCTTCGGTGGCTGGCTGGGCGGCTGGGTGTACGACCACACCGGTAGCTACGACCTGGTCTGGCAGATCTCCATCGCCCTCAGCCTGATGGCGGCCGCCTTGAACTGGCCGATTCGCGAGCAGCCGGTCGAGCGCGTGCGCCTGGCGGCAGGCGCGGCATGATGCACAACGGGTGGCGCTACGCCGGCGCTGCGCTATTGCTCGCGCTGCTGCTGGCCGCTGCCTGGTGGGGATGGCAGTGGGGTGGGCTGGCCCTGCTGCAACTTGGCGTGGGGATGTGCTGAAACGCTGTTTCGCTGTTTATCCCCGCATGCAGGGAATCAATTCGTCACCGATGGCTCCAACAAGCGAGACGCATGCGGTTTGTCGCAGAACCGTAACCAAAGCCCTGTAAAAAGCTGCGGCATGCAGTTATCTGGAGCCAACCAACATGTCCACTCTTACCGAACTAGCCCAACAGATCGCCCAGTTGTATCCCTTGCAGGACAAGCGTGTCGGCAAGCGCTACCGCGTCGTGGGTGAGCTGGCGGGTATGACCGAGTTGGAAGAGATCAATGGTGAACCGCGCTACATCCAGACCATGGTGCTGAAGAACAAGCAGCTCTGGGATCTGGCGGTCTGATGCATGTCCC comes from Stutzerimonas stutzeri and encodes:
- a CDS encoding MFS transporter, whose product is MNAIWRNSVWILLGGSLILAVSLGTRHGFGLFLPPMSAEFGWGREVFAFAIALQNLIWGLAQPVTGALADRFGVARTVLIGGVLYAVGLLLMAGADSPLSLSLSAGLLIGLGLSGTSFSVILGAVGRAVPAEKRSMAMGIASAAGSFGQFAMLPGTLGLIGWLGWSSALLALGLLVALIMPLALMLRSGPAAPVTGPQQSLVEALREAAGHPGFRLLALGFFVCGFQVVFIGIHLPAYLVDQGLPAMAGTTVLALVGLFNIVGTYTAGWLGGCYSKPKLLTALYLFRAVVISAFFFAPLTLWTAYAFGIAMGLLWLSTVPLTNGTVATLFGVRNLSMLGGIVFLFHQIGSFFGGWLGGWVYDHTGSYDLVWQISIALSLMAAALNWPIREQPVERVRLAAGAA